A genome region from Manis pentadactyla isolate mManPen7 chromosome 5, mManPen7.hap1, whole genome shotgun sequence includes the following:
- the ADRA2C gene encoding alpha-2C adrenergic receptor isoform X1 yields the protein MASPALAAALAAAAAAGPNASSAGEGGSGVAANASGAAWGPPPGQYSAGAVAGLAAVVGFLIVFTVVGNVLVVIAVLTSRALRAPQNLFLVSLASADILVATLVMPFSLANELMAYWYFGQVWCGVYLALDVLFCTSSIVHLCAISLDRYWSVTQAVEYNLKRTPRRVKATIVAVWLISAVISFPPLVSLYRRPDGAAYPQCGLNDETWYILSSCIGSFFAPCLIMGLVYARIYRVAKLRTRTLSEKRAPAGPDGASPTTENGLGVGAGENGHCAPPRRPPANVEPEDSSAAAERRRRRGALRRGRRRRAGGEWGAGGADGPGPGPGPAEPGTLAAARSPGPGGRLSRASSRSVEFFLSRRRRARSSVCRRKVAQAREKRFTFVLAVVMGVFVLCWFPFFFSYSLYGICREACQVPDPLFKFFFWIGYCNSSLNPVIYTVFNQDFRRSFKHILFRRRRRGFRQ from the coding sequence ATGGCGTCCCCAGCGCTGGCGGCGgcgctggcggcggcggcggcggcgggccccaACGCGAGCAGCGCCGGCGAGGGGGGCAGCGGCGTGGCCGCCAACGCCTCGGGCGCTGCTTGGGGGCCGCCCCCGGGCCAATACTCCGCGGGTGCGGTGGCAGGACTGGCGGCCGTGGTGGGCTTCCTCATCGTCTTCACCGTGGTGGGCAACGTGCTGGTGGTGATCGCTGTGCTCACCAGCCGGGCGCTGCGTGCCCCGCAGAACCTCTTCCTGGTGTCTCTGGCCTCGGCTGACATCCTAGTGGCCACGCTGGTAATGCCCTTCTCTCTGGCTAACGAGCTCATGGCCTACTGGTACTTCGGGCAAGTGTGGTGCGGCGTATACCTGGCGCTCGACGTGCTCTTCTGCACCTCGTCCATCGTGCACCTGTGCGCCATCAGCCTGGACCGATACTGGTCCGTGACGCAGGCGGTCGAGTACAACTTGAAGCGCACGCCCCGCCGCGTCAAGGCCACTATCGTGGCGGTGTGGCTCATCTCGGCCGTCATCTCCTTCCCGCCGCTGGTCTCGCTCTACCGACGGCCCGACGGCGCCGCCTACCCGCAGTGCGGCCTCAACGACGAGACCTGGTACATCCTGTCCTCCTGCATCGGCTCCTTCTTCGCGCCCTGCCTCATCATGGGTCTGGTGTACGCGCGCATCTACCGCGTGGCCAAGCTGCGCACGCGCACGCTCAGCGAGAAGCGCGCGCCCGCGGGCCCCGACGGCGCGTCCCCGACCACGGAGAACGGGCTGGGCGTGGGGGCGGGCGAGAACGGGCACTGCGCGCCCCCGCGCCGCCCGCCGGCAAACGTGGAGCCGGAGGACAGCAGCGCAGCGGCCGAGAGGCGGCGGCGCCGGGGCGCGCTGCGGCGGGGCAGGCGGCGGCGTGCGGGCGGCGAGTGGGGCGCGGGCGGCGCTGatgggccggggccggggcccgGGCCCGCCGAGCCGGGCACGCTGGCCGCCGCGAGGTCCCCGGGCCCTGGCGGGCGCCTGTCGCGCGCCAGCTCGCGCTCCGTCGAGTTCTTTCTGTCGCGCCGGCGCCGGGCGCGGAGCAGCGTGTGCCGCCGCAAGGTGGCCCAGGCGCGCGAGAAGCGTTTCACCTTTGTGCTGGCCGTGGTCATGGGCGTGTTCGTGCTCTGCTGGTTCCCCTTTTTCTTCAGCTACAGCCTGTATGGCATCTGCCGTGAGGCCTGCCAGGTGCCCGACCCGCTCTTCAAGTTCTTCTTCTGGATCGGCTATTGCAACAGCTCCCTTAACCCGGTCATCTACACCGTCTTCAACCAGGACTTCCGGCGCTCCTTCAAGCACATCCTCTTCCGACGGAGGAGAAGGGGCTTCAGGCAGTGA
- the ADRA2C gene encoding alpha-2C adrenergic receptor isoform X2, translated as MASPALAAALAAAAAAGPNASSAGEGGSGVAANASGAAWGPPPGQYSAGAVAGLAAVVGFLIVFTVVGNVLVVIAVLTSRALRAPQNLFLVSLASADILVATLVMPFSLANELMAYWYFGQVWCGVYLALDVLFCTSSIVHLCAISLDRYWSVTQAVEYNLKRTPRRVKATIVAVWLISAVISFPPLVSLYRRPDGAAYPQCGLNDETWYILSSCIGSFFAPCLIMGLVYARIYRVAKLRTRTLSEKRAPAGPDGASPTTENGLGVGAGENGHCAPPRRPPANVEPEDSSAAAERRRRRGALRRGRRRRAGGEWGAGGADGPGPGPGPAEPGTLAAARSPGPGGRLSRASSRSVEFFLSRRRRARSSVCRRKVAQAREKRFTFVLAVVMGVFVLCWFPFFFSYSLYGICREACQDFRRSFKHILFRRRRRGFRQ; from the exons ATGGCGTCCCCAGCGCTGGCGGCGgcgctggcggcggcggcggcggcgggccccaACGCGAGCAGCGCCGGCGAGGGGGGCAGCGGCGTGGCCGCCAACGCCTCGGGCGCTGCTTGGGGGCCGCCCCCGGGCCAATACTCCGCGGGTGCGGTGGCAGGACTGGCGGCCGTGGTGGGCTTCCTCATCGTCTTCACCGTGGTGGGCAACGTGCTGGTGGTGATCGCTGTGCTCACCAGCCGGGCGCTGCGTGCCCCGCAGAACCTCTTCCTGGTGTCTCTGGCCTCGGCTGACATCCTAGTGGCCACGCTGGTAATGCCCTTCTCTCTGGCTAACGAGCTCATGGCCTACTGGTACTTCGGGCAAGTGTGGTGCGGCGTATACCTGGCGCTCGACGTGCTCTTCTGCACCTCGTCCATCGTGCACCTGTGCGCCATCAGCCTGGACCGATACTGGTCCGTGACGCAGGCGGTCGAGTACAACTTGAAGCGCACGCCCCGCCGCGTCAAGGCCACTATCGTGGCGGTGTGGCTCATCTCGGCCGTCATCTCCTTCCCGCCGCTGGTCTCGCTCTACCGACGGCCCGACGGCGCCGCCTACCCGCAGTGCGGCCTCAACGACGAGACCTGGTACATCCTGTCCTCCTGCATCGGCTCCTTCTTCGCGCCCTGCCTCATCATGGGTCTGGTGTACGCGCGCATCTACCGCGTGGCCAAGCTGCGCACGCGCACGCTCAGCGAGAAGCGCGCGCCCGCGGGCCCCGACGGCGCGTCCCCGACCACGGAGAACGGGCTGGGCGTGGGGGCGGGCGAGAACGGGCACTGCGCGCCCCCGCGCCGCCCGCCGGCAAACGTGGAGCCGGAGGACAGCAGCGCAGCGGCCGAGAGGCGGCGGCGCCGGGGCGCGCTGCGGCGGGGCAGGCGGCGGCGTGCGGGCGGCGAGTGGGGCGCGGGCGGCGCTGatgggccggggccggggcccgGGCCCGCCGAGCCGGGCACGCTGGCCGCCGCGAGGTCCCCGGGCCCTGGCGGGCGCCTGTCGCGCGCCAGCTCGCGCTCCGTCGAGTTCTTTCTGTCGCGCCGGCGCCGGGCGCGGAGCAGCGTGTGCCGCCGCAAGGTGGCCCAGGCGCGCGAGAAGCGTTTCACCTTTGTGCTGGCCGTGGTCATGGGCGTGTTCGTGCTCTGCTGGTTCCCCTTTTTCTTCAGCTACAGCCTGTATGGCATCTGCCGTGAGGCCTGCCAG GACTTCCGGCGCTCCTTCAAGCACATCCTCTTCCGACGGAGGAGAAGGGGCTTCAGGCAGTGA
- the LOC130683925 gene encoding transcription initiation factor TFIID subunit 4-like: MTAEMSHTATIVALTRRGVRFKLYSTACVTDQYRSRLMAHRCTMDEDVSRGQRHQEEVLRGTQRPAGEHSDHHQHVAHHGEDDEEAHHGRQSCHRTRGVLARGRPPSSARGVGGHAAAPLAGAARVGARRRRRRQRRRQRWGRHGPPASYAVPPGAGAQPWRLGCPEARVSACIATCSSAAPARDRDAPQPALGRGGSAGEQRARERGCRAPRSCRARKCRAGGSRSERRRGGGGMGKVPGSLRGPALAPLTGSAPAASPRRRGAGAGVPERPRGPSALPGRWLLAAAARALRLPSGWLGLGAPGRWPPLPWAPEPSCSLRLQLYFPGQGAGAAARPPPAAPARAPPAVRARPCGSRCACLARRSCAAAAAAFSAAAAAATVLWARVQPPGLGFQLGRCWSMTHDDGASGSPGQDPKLCIHTCSVTSRPLSGADASSRQPVRGRQTLGKRLGSRGLAFPVQRSSRTFPPSSSETHPGEPGSSPCNHRWVWRHSCDWGRKAGRLWVLGKRAGSLGTPSSA; encoded by the exons ATGACGGCCGAGATGAGCCACACCGCCACGATAGTGGCCTTGACGCGGCGGGGCGTGCGCTTCAAGTTGTACTCGACCGCCTGCGTCACGGACCAGTATCGGTCCAGGCTGATGGCGCACAGGTGCACGATGGACGAG GATGTCAGCCGAGGCCAGAGACACCAGGAAGAGGTTCTGCGGGGCACGCAGCGCCCGGCTGGTGAGCACAGCGATCACCACCAGCACGTTGCCCACCACGGTGAAGACGATGAGGAAGCCCACCACGGCCGCCAGTCCTGCCACCGCACCCGCGGAGTATTGGCCCGGGGGCGGCCCCCAAGCAGCGCCCGAGGCGTTGGCGGCCACGCCGCTGCCCCCCTCGCCGGCGCTGCTCGCGTtggggcccgccgccgccgccgccgccagcgcCGCCGCCAGCGCTGGGGACGCCATGGCCCTCCCGCGAGCTACGCGGTCCCCCCTGGAGCCGGGGCGCAGCCGTGGCGGCTCGGGTGCCCCGAGGCCCGGGTCAGCGCCTGCATCGCCACCTGCTCTTCGGCCGCGCCGGCCAGGGACCGCGACGCCCCGCAGCCGGCCCTTGGCCGTGGTGGCTCGGCGGGCGAGCAGCGCGCCAGGGAGCGTGGCTGCCGGGCTCCCCGCAGCTGCCGCGCGCGTAAGTGCAGAGCTGGAGGCTCCCGGAGCGAGCGGCGACGCGGCGGCGGGGGGATGGGGAAAGTCCCGGGGTCCTTGCGCGGCCCCGCCCTCGCCCCACTCACGGGGAGCGCCCCGGCCGCGAGCCCACGGCGCCGCGGCGCTGGAGCGGGCGTGCCCGAGCGGCCCCGCGGCCCCAGCGCCCTGCCGGGGCGCTGGCTGCTGGCGGCGGCGGCCCGGGCGCTCCGCCTCCCATCCGGCTGGCTAGGGCTCGGCGCGCCGGGGCGCTGGCCGCCGCTCCCCTGGGCCCCCGAGCCCTCGTGCAGCCTCCGACTCCAACTTTACTTTCCCGGGCAGGGCGCCGGCGCCGCCGCGCgtcctcctcctgctgctccgGCGCGGGCGCCCCCCGCAGTCCGCGCTCGGCCGTGCGGGAGCCGCTGCGCCTGCCTTGCTCGCCGGAgctgcgccgccgccgccgccgctttctccgccgccgccgccgctgccaccGTGCTCTGGGCGCGAGTGCAGCCGCCCGGGCTCGGCTTCCAACTTGG GCGCTGCTGGAGCATGACTCATGACGATGGTGCCAGTGGAAGCCCTGGGCAGGATCCCAAGTTGTGCATTCAT ACATGCTCTGTCACCAGCCGGCCCCTGTCAGGTGCTGAtgcctcctccaggcagccagTCCGTGGGAGACAGACCTTGGGGAAGAGGCTTGGGTCCCGAGGCCTGGCATTCCCCGTTCAGAGGAGCAGCAGGACCTTCCCTCCCAGCAGTTCAGAAACGCACCCAGGTGAGCCAGGCAGTTCTCCCTGCAACCACCGATGGGTGTGGAGGCATTCCTGCGACTGGGGGAGGAAGGCAGGTCGCCTCTGGGTACTAGGAAAGCGTGCAGGGAGTCTGGGCACCCCCAGTAGTGCCTAG